One region of Eupeodes corollae chromosome 1, idEupCoro1.1, whole genome shotgun sequence genomic DNA includes:
- the LOC129941275 gene encoding DNA mismatch repair protein spellchecker 1, producing the protein MEGLKPNHSLNLDINAQRNFMKFYAKLGEKPATTVRFFDRTEFYSIHGHDDTDVVSRIVYKSTVHIQDMSPDGTDDSDKLPYVTVSKNHFENVIRELLLVKNYRVEVYTKKPNSSDWKIEFSGSPGNLLQFEDLLFSNKEVLVGNTLIALQIRMEGAQKKIGLVSVEQNDCLFLATEFVDDDFFTELEATVVLLGPKECLLPNSDGEYAAIKTLMERNGVMVSPVKKNTGDKSDLVQDLNKLLRFAKGQQKDASTFPEIHMELAMECLRAAINYLSLVSDAGNLGHYALKTLNLNRYVHLDAAAVSALNILPKPGTQNTSPSFRWQSILGVLDLCRTAQGHRLMAQWVKQPLRSKEVLNDRHDVVQCLTESPTAMSSIHDDYFKRIPDILMLTKKLMRKKASLQDLFRIYQVILRAPRLITSLSELENNTVTGVICEPMKSTLADLVGLKQMVEQVIDLEIVENGEYMVKASFDDDLAEMKSKMDSLHEKMNNLLTKASQDLELDKGQFVKLETVSHLGYHFRIALKDDTVLRKSKTYKILDVIRGGVRFTSDKLSGYSQDFAEIREQYEEQQKTIVEQVIDVAKGYSGPLTSLNNQIAQLDCLVSFAVAAFNAPTPYVRPKMLDEGSGVLKLKEVRHPCLELQENVTFISNDVEFKKDDCNMFIITGPNMGGKSTYIRSVGTAVLMAHVGSFVPCSQATISMVDSILGRVGASDNIIKGLSTFMVEMIETSGIIRTATDKSLVIIDELGRGTSTYEGCGIAWSIAEHLAKETKCFTLFATHFHEITNLAETCSTVRNCHMAALADDENFTLLFQVRPGVMQKSFGIQVAKLANFPDSVVKMAQNVYHEFEDENVQKRTQKDEELINKIETAIDNLSSGNNVDINEGDLTKLVEQFKKDIQELDSEYFKAVLSTASD; encoded by the exons atggaAGGTTTAAAACCTAATCATTCCTTAAACTTGG ATATTAATGCCCAAAGAAACTTCATGAAATTCTATGCAAAACTTGGAGAA AAACCAGCCACAACAGTTCGCTTTTTCGACCGAACAGAGTTCTATTCCATCCACGGACACGATGACACCGATGTGGTGTCTCGAATCGTCTACAAAAGCACTGTTCACATCCAGGACATGTCACCCGATGGCACTGATGACTCCGACAAGCTTCCCTATGTCACTGTCTCGAAAAACCACTTCGAAAATGTCATCAGAGAATTGCTGCTGGTTAAAAATTACCGAGTCGAGGTCTACACAAAGAAACCGAACTCGTCCGATTGGAAAATCGAGTTCAGTGGTTCGCCTGGGAACCTTCTACAATTTGAAGACTTGCTCTTTTCGAATAAGGAAGTTCTGGTGGGAAATACTTTGATCGCACTGCAAATCCGTATGGAAGGTGCTCAGAAGAAGATCGGTTTGGTGTCGGTGGAGCAGAACGATTGTCTCTTCTTGGCGACCGAATTCGTCGATGATGATTTCTTTACTGAGTTGGAAGCAACAGTTGTTTTGTTAGGCCCCAAGGAGTGTCTACTTCCGAATAGTGATGGAGAG TACGCAGCCATTAAAACCCTCATGGAACGCAACGGAGTTATGGTGTCTCCGGTGAAGAAAAACACCGGAGATAAATCCGATCTCGTTCAGGATCTAAATAAGCTCCTGCGCTTTGCCAAAGGACAACAAAAGGATGCATCAACATTTCCCGAAATTCACATGGAACTGGCCATGGAGTGTCTTCGAGCAGCTATCAATTATCTAAGTCTGGTCTCCGATGCAGGCAATCTTGGACACTACGCTCTAAAGACACTTAATCTCAACCGCTATGTCCATCTGGATGCTGCTGCAGTGTCAGCTCTCAACATCCTTCCCAAGCCAGGAACTCAAAACACCTCACCATCCTTCCGCTGGCAGAGTATTCTGGGAGTTCTTGATCTCTGTCGTACGGCACAGGGTCATCGCCTAATGGCTCAGTGGGTGAAGCAACCTCTCCGCAGCAAAGAAGTCCTCAACGACCGGCATGATGTCGTCCAGTGTTTGACAGAGAGTCCAACTGCTATGTCCTCAATCCATGATGATTACTTCAAGCGCATTCCAGACATATTAATGCTCACTAAGAAGCTAATGAGGAAGAAAGCCTCACTGCAGGATCTCTTTAGGATCTATCAGGTTATTTTGAGAGCTCCTCGTCTCATTACGTCGCTCTCGGAATTGGAGAACAACACAGTGACGGGCGTCATCTGCGAGCCAATGAAAAGCACCCTCGCTGACTTGGTGGGCTTGAAACAAATGGTAGAGCAGGTGATTGATTTGGAAATTGTCGAAAATGGAGAGTACATGGTGAAGGCTTCATTCGACGACGATCTGGCTGAGATGAAGAGCAAAATGGATAGCCTCCatgaaaaaatgaataacttaCTAACGAAGGCCAGTCAGGATCTGGAACTCGATAAGGGACAATTTGTTAAATTGGAAACTGTCTCCCATCTTGGTTATCACTTTAGAATTGCTCTCAAAGATGACACTGTCTTGAGAAAATCCAAAACTTATAAGATTCTCGATGTTATTCGAGGTGGAGTTCGTTTTACTTCGGACAAACTTTCAGGCTACAGTCAGGATTTTGCTGAAATTCGAGAGCAATACGAGGAGCAGCAAAAGACCATCGTCGAACAAGTTATTGATGTTGCCAAAGGCTATTCGGGTCCTCTAACGTCGTTGAACAATCAAATTGCTCAATTGGATTGTTTGGTTAGTTTTGCTGTGGCTGCTTTCAACGCACCCACTCCGTATGTTCGTCCAAAGATGCTTGATGAGGGATCTGGAGTGCTAAAACTGAAAGAAGTGAGACATCCATGTCTGGAATTGCAAGAGAATGTCACCTTTATCTCAAATGATGTGGAATTCAAGAAGG ATGATTGCAATATGTTCATCATAACTGGGCCCAATATGGGCGGTAAGAGTACTTATATCAGGTCTGTGGGAACAGCTGTACTTATGGCACATGTTGGGTCATTTGTGCCCTGTTCTCAGGCAACTATTTCTATGGTGGACTCGATTCTGGGACGAGTAGGAGCGAGTGATAACATCATAAAAGGTCTGAGTACATTTATGGTGGAGATGATTGAAACCTCCGGAATCATAAGA ACTGCCACTGACAAATCTCTTGTGATCATTGACGAACTGGGACGAGGAACGTCGACATACGAAGGTTGCGGAATTGCTTGGTCAATTGCTGA ACACCTCGCCAAGGAAACCAAGTGTTTCACATTGTTCGCAACCCATTTCCATGAAATCACCAACCTTGCCGAGACCTGTTCTACAGTAAGAAACTGTCATATGGCAGCCTTGGCTGATGACGAGAACTTCACTCTACTCTTCCAAGTTCGTCCGGGAGTTATGCAGAAGAGTTTTGGTATTCAAGTTGCTAAATTGGCAAATTTTCCAGACTCCGTTGTGAAG ATGGCTCAGAATGTCTATCACGAATTTGAGGATGAAAATGTCCAAAAACGTACTCAAAAAGATGAGGAGTTAATCAATAAAATCGAAACAGCCATTGACAATTTATCATCGGGCAATAATGTTGACATCAATGAAGGTGATCTAACTAAGTTGGTGGAACAATTTAAGAAAGACATTCAAGAACTGGATAGTGAGTACTTTAAAGCAGTTCTGTCGACTGCAAgtgattaa